In the Drosophila virilis strain 15010-1051.87 chromosome 4, Dvir_AGI_RSII-ME, whole genome shotgun sequence genome, ttgctgctgccccaCGGCTGAACGGCGGCTGTGACAGCGCTTGTGCCCCAACTAGaggagttgttgttgtggttgctgttgcGGGTATTTGATGCCTGGGAACTGCCAATTCGTGTCTGTGCCGCTGGCTTTGTGCTCCAACCTGAAGCATAGTTGCTATGAGATTCTTGAGAATTCCCAGCGCTCCGTTGCGAAGTTCCTTTTGTGCCCCAAGAATTATTGTCCTGCGAGTTCCCTGTTCCTTGCTGAACAGCTGCTTTTGTGCCCCATGAACTGGTATGCTGCAAGTTGCCTGTTCCTTGCTGGGAAGCTCTTCTTGTGCCCCAACTAGAGGAAGTGCTGCCACTGCCCCATGTATTGGCTTCCAATGTGCCGTCCATACCTTGCTGAGCAGCTGCTTTTGTGCCCCATGAACTGGTCTGCTGCGAGTTGCCTGCGCCCAGCTGACCGGATCCTCCTAAATGGCCGGTTTCCTGAGatttgcctttgttttgttgctctGCTGCCTGTGCGCCCCAACTGGTTGTGCTACTTCCGCCACCCCATCCACTGTTCATCTGCGCTCCTGCAGATCCTCGTGTACCCCAATCGCTTTCTGCCATGGCGCCTGCTGTAGGGCCATGTTCATCTGCCCATTGAAAGAATTTGCACTCCTTCGGCTTAGGGCATTTATAGTAAAGTCTGCCATGGTTGGGTCCATCATTACGCACAGTTTGCTGCCGCCCCGGCTGATGGCAGCCGCTGCAAAGCACCACAGGAGCAGCAGAATCTGAAGGaacaatattttcattcaatCGCGGCCGCTTCGCCGTTGGCTGCGCCTCTGCAGCAGCACGCGCCTGCCTGCCCCATAGCATTGGCTGTTCTTCGGCCTCGTACGTTTTGCGCATCCATTGCGTCAAGCTGGTGTCTAAATTATCTGTTGTTGGAGCTGTTGGTTGATTATTGCTGTCGCCCGCTTCCAGAAGCGCCTCAAAATCTGCATCATCCTCGGCAGCAAAGATGGCCGCAATGTCTGTATCAAGTTGTGGATTTGGAGCGGCACCTGATTCGGCCATGGCTGCAGCAGCTAGTAGTTGTTCTTCGAAGCCATCGTTGCTGTCGAAGAAGCCATCCAGGTTGGCAGTGTCCTGGTTGGTGCTGGTAAAGTAGTTTCTAATGCcgcctgttgttgctgcagcggTCGTGCGCTTGGTTTTGGTTGCCTTTTGCGGGCCCTTGGTTGTTTCATGTGAAGTTTTATTGCTGCGCTTCGTTTTAGCTGGCTTTTGAGTTTCTGAATTGGATGCAGTGCCCCAGGAGCTGCCACCGATGCCACCTGGAGGACCACGTGGACCAGAACCACCGCCACCTGGAGAGTCGCGTGGACCAGAACCACCGCCACCTCCACCTGGACCACGATCAGATCCACCGCCACCACCTCCCCCTCCTCCTGGTCCACCGCCTGAACCCGGCGCATGCCCAACGATGCCGCCCACCCGCTTTACTTGATCCAGATTAATATTAAAGGTGCTCCTAAAGAGCTCATCACAGCGCAAGCAATTCTTGTACCAGCCATGTGGCGCATTAAACAGACTACGATAGTAGGCGTTGCTTAAGCGAAACTTAAGCATGTGGTACCCCTCACCACAGCTGGGACAGCACTCGTCCAGCACGCAGTACTCCTTGCAATCCTCAGGCAGCCAAATGACATTCTTACAGTCGGGAAAATTGAGACAACCTATAAAAAAACTCGTCTGAACCTTCTTGGGCTTGAGCACCAGAGGCGCCAGTTCGCATTTGGGACATTGGAAGAGCTCGCGCGGTATGTTTATCGATTGCTCCTGCGATGCATCAGAAgtagccgccgccgccggagTTTCATTAATCCGTTGCGCTATCTTAGCATCCATGGCTGTGATTTTTTCCATAATCTGTTGATAAGCCTGCTTATACTTTGCTATTTGCTCTCGCAGCACCAGCTTAGGGTCTTTTTCGCCTAGGCAAATGCGTTTAAGATCCGCTTCAAATTCAGCACGCAGCAGCGGCTTGGCCAAAGCCAACTCCATGGCATCATAGCCCTCGTACAGGCCCATGCCAATGACGCCCGGCACTAAGGCGCCCTTGTCCACAACGCCTATATATCCCCGCTCCTTGATGGTATTAATGTGCTCCGCATGAGTGGCATCTGTTCCAATGCCATGTTTCTCCATCAGCGCTATGAGATCCGCTTCGGTAAGCAGCGGTGGCGCCGTTGTTGCGCCCTCGTGCAACACAATCTCTGTGGGCTCAAAGCGCTGGCCCTGCTCATAGTTGTGTATCTGCTTGGCGCTCCACTTGTCATACACATAGACATCCAGATAGTTTCGCTCGTGTATGACCAACCCATTGGCGCTGAACTTCTCTCCGGCAATGTCTATACTAACAATTGTCTCCGAGCCGACAGCATCCTTGCTGACGCAGGCGAGAAAGTGACGCACGACTAGCTCATAGACGCGTGCCTCGTTGCCCTGAAGATCTGCGGGTAGAGTTTTAACATAAATGTATCTATTAGCTTGGCTTCCTCCGTGCAAAATTTGctcttaaatttaaaataggtATTACGGCCTTTTTTAGAACGTCCGTGTGGATTTTCCAATATTGGAGCATCGcatattcataaatttttCCGCAAAGTTTGGAACTCACAATTTGCACATGAAATCAGTCATCCATCATCAGAACAAATAGTTAAATAGATTACTTTTACAGCGTTAAACTTACTTGTGACCATCTTCGTGGGGTGTATGGGGGGATGCGCCTGATCAGATTTGTTGCCGTTCCGTGGATTTGGTCCCCATTCCAGCACACGCTGTGCGAATGCGCCCCACGCCTCGTGGCCAGTATGCTGCTCAACGAGTGGCGCCAGTTCGAATTCTTTGGAGAATTGATTGGTCTCTGTGCGTGGATAGCTAATAAAACCCTTGCTATATAGCTTTTCTGCTATGGTCATGGTCTCTTTGGCGGATAGCTTTAGTTTGCGTGAGCCCAACTTTTCCATTTCCACGGTATCCAGCGGTGTGGGACGCCACTTGTGCTTAGGCTTAACTGTGACGCTCTCTACAGTTGCGCGCGGCTCTGGCTCAGCCAGGCAGAGCAGCAAATAGTTTTCGCATGCCTCCTTATCAAACAAACGATTACGCGCCCAATTAAATTCCACCGTCAAATCCTCAATGGTGTGCAGCACTGCAAGAGTAAGAGCACTGCATTAGTAACGTCATCTTAAGTTTATGCTAAATAGTTACCCCTGATTTTCCAGAAGGGCTCGGAGACAAATGCTTCGATCTCCTTGTAACGTTCTGCCACAAAGCCCAGCGTGGGTATCTGGCAGCTGCCATACGAAATGAGCTTGTCTGCAATCTTCTCAGGAAACAGGCGTTGCAGGCGCAACGTTTGGAAACGTGTAATTGCCGCGCCCGTGCGCAGATCCAACTCCGAGCGCACATCCACCGCATCACTTTGGCGTTTATCCGGTTGTCCCAGCTGCAGCAATGCGCGGCGCACTGCAGTTGTCGTAATCTCCGAGAAACTTGCACGATACACCGTCAAATTGGGTTTAATAGCCCTGCATACATCAATAATCTCATAGCCAATGTTCTCGCCCTCGCGATCGCAATCCGTCCAGATGATCAGGCCCTGACAGCCGCGTACTTCGCGTTCCAGTGTCCGCTTAATGGGCTCATAGTTCTCACCGACGCTTTTGCGTATGGGCGCATCGAAAAGCGAACGTGGATCCACATTGCGCCAGTTGCGGTACGAGACGAGAAACTCTAATTGCATCAAATGTCCCGACACAGAGGTCATAACCATTTTGGCATTCCGACCGCGCACCTGTGCCTCGAAATCGTACACTTTATTGTACACAGAGTAGCCTTCACGCtagaattattatttataaaccaATGTGCAATCCAATATATAATAAACTTGTTGCTTACCCGATGCGCGGATCCATTTGATAGGAGCCCGGCAATCGTTTTGGCCGCATCATTCTTTTCGGCCACATTTAGAAACTTCATGTCCTTTGATAGCTTAGAGTAGTATCGCGCATATTTGGCTAACCGTAAGCATTTTAATGGGCTAAGAAGCATTTAAAAACAATCCAAGAGAAAAACCCATGAATTCCCGCcacaataattatttttcatagaGATGTGTTATGCGCGATGAAGTCGATAGAATTATAATTTCAGCACTAAATATTGCCTATCGACAAGCCAGGCATGCAGAAACAGGAACTATCGATATACTGGTTAGTCGCTTGTCGTTGGATTCAACTTATCGGATTCTCAATAGGCGCTTGTTTGAATAGAATAGAATTTTGTATACCACTAAATTTTGGCAAAAGTTGTGTtactaaataaacaataattttgCGGCTCATAGAAAAGCCTTACTAAATTAGCATGATCATTTGAGCGAAAATCTGAGACCTTCCCATTTCTGCGTGTCAAATGCCACTTTGAAAACgaaacaagttttttgttttatgtgaaATTAATAGCAAATACGAAactatttactttatttattatactcTCTCTATAACTTGCTTTTGTATTCAcgttgctgttttttgttttaactttgatttgcttttaccatttttttgtttagtaattttttgctttttttgttttttgttttatctgAACATAAGGATAGCGGGAAAAGTATGTAAATACAAAGAAGTACCTAATATAAGATTGCTTAATCAAtgcatttgttttgcatttataaCGCATAGTTGtgtagttgttgtttctgttctaattttgttgttgtttgttattgaTGTTATATACGGCTCTTGTTAATTGTGGACTATATATAGGCGCTTAGCTAATTGCAGTCGTTGACCGAACGCaatgtacatatacatttataactTATATATTCCGTAAATATTAGTAATATTAAGAGcgtttcttttaatttaagaCGTATATCGATTATTAGCTCTTGGATTAGAAATAGAGCTACCAACAGTtgtcctgtgtgtgtgtgttgtttgttgGTGTGGCGTGGCGGCCTGCCTtttagtttaaaatatggtacATAACattagcatattttttttttagttttttttttgtttttgtatacaaTTAACGATGTTTGCcttgcatgcatacatatttagatatatatctatatatatatgtgtacgtGCACGTTTTGGATAtagaataacaacaaatagaaatacaGTTAATGCTTTTCTAACGATTATGAGCCGCATGGAGGTAACCAGCCACTAGGAGCAGCGCATGGCGTTACATCAACGACGCCAGGAACGATCCTCAGACTCTTCGtcctcctcctcatcctcGAGCCGCAGCTCTGGCAGTGTATCGCTGCCCAGCACAGATTCGCTCTCGCTGACCGATGAATGCAACAATTGCTTGGGATTATCCAGTTTATCGCCAGCCGGTGAGGCCAACGCTGTCGGCGATTTATCAGCCGGTGCGCCCATGGGCACAGCGGCCGGAGCCGCCACCACGGGGGCCCAGGATATCTGCAATTGCAATGGTCATGCTTATCGAAAACAATCTGAGGCTTCATTTGGGCTCACCTGCAACCGTTTGTCTTTGTACATTTTGCCGCGGAGCACTGCTTGCTCGGCATTTAGACGCGTAGCATAGGAGAGTATCAGCTGGGGAATCTCACGGTCCACATCGTGTTTCGATATTTCGCCGAAATGCTGCAAGATCCAACAATTTATTAAGTGGGCTTTAATTGAAATGGGTTTTCCGATTGCTCACCTTAAAGTGACCCAGCACAAAATCGGCTTCCTCGGCTGCAAAGCCGGTGACCACAATCGCTTTTGTTCGTCGATCTACACGCGTGGAGCCTTCAGGATATGTGGCACGTTTGCGTGCACCGCCACCGGGCAATTTGGCACCACCGCCAGACAATGCGCCGCCACCAGCTGTGGCTGAGAGCGTGCGCTGCAGCTCCTCTAAACGTTTCTGTATGGCCGTTGTATCATTTCCTTCCTGCTGCTGGGCAATCAGCTCCAGTTCCATGTCGAGCAGTTCCTTCTTTTGTTGCTCTTTGGTTTTCTTAACGGGcagcgtttgttgttgttgttgctgctgttgttgttgctggattTGCGCCTGCAGCTGATCCTGATCGGCGTGCACATCCTTGCGCAGCTTATCAATTGTCGCCTGTAGTACTTTGATCGTTTCCAGCGTCGGCGCACGCTGCACATCCTGCTGATCCATGCGTTCGACTAGTTCAAGCGCcgttttcatttgtttcacATAGCTCTGGAGTAGTTCTTGCTTGCGCTTACGCAGCCCATTCGCCAGCTGATGCATTGCCTtctgttgttcttcttgttttttgcGTATGCTCGCCGCATTTGCCGCCGGCGTTAGCGCCCGCACGCCACCGTTTGCTGCCGCATTGGGTGTGGCGTTTGTATTGAGCTTTAGACGCATGGATGCGGGCGCTGCGGTGCTGGCAAGCGCCTGTTCCGTTGTGGGCACTGTCAAAGCATTATTTAAGCTGCCCGTTTCGCCAAGGGGTTGGGTCTGATTGgcattattgctgttgttggtaaTCTTGGCGCTGTCCGCATTCGGCGTCGGTACCGCGGGCACATTATGCAAGTGATATTGACTCTTGCGATTCACATTCGAGTTGCCCGCctcattgctgttgttgttgttgctattgctgttgttgtcgttgtgccAGAAGACTTTGATAAAGCGATTATTGAGTACCGCCTCGGTGCTGCGGTAGGCTACATTCGCCTCCGCATGCGTGGAGAACGTAACAATGGCCGCCTCAGGATCACCCTCATATGACACTTGgatattaacaattttacCAAATTTAGCAAAATGATTGTTCAGATGCGCAATTGTATTTAGGCCACGCGGCACTTTGCGCAGCTCCAGGGAGCTATTGTGCTGCTGCATATTCGGATTGACGCGCGGTCCAAGGCGACTATTGATGGGCACCTTGCGCATCTTGCTGGGCACATCAGCTATGGCCACGCTATCCTCCAGCTCAAAGCGCCGTTTGCCCATCTCAGCGGCCatgccaccaccgccgccggcACCTCCAGCGCCGCCATCCATCACGGGTATAGGTATGAGTTGGCGCTGTAGGGGTGTTGTCACGGCTGTAGGATTAAAGGGAAATGGCATCATTGGCGGTGGTGCGGGCACTTGTGGCGCTTGGCCAGGCTGTCGTGCGTAATCAGCGGGATTGGGTACACCCAAAGGtgcacatgcacgcacattGCCACTGAACGGATTAATGTTGTTTGGGCCAGCCTGGGGCGGTACTGGCAACGCCTGTTGATTGCCTGGGCCTGCGGCAGGCACGCCTGGCACACCGGCTGGTCCACCGCGTGCCCAAATCTCAGGCGCATCTGGATTGTACTCGCGCATAGACATCATTAGTGCTGAATTGTTAATGCCCTCAAAGACTACTGGATTAATGCCATGATCCCATGGACATGTCTCGCCACGCACACAATAGCCCTTCTCATCGAAGTCGCGGCAACGCTGACGGACCATTGCAGCCACTGGATGCGTTACAGGCACCGGCACGGGCGCTGATGCTGCCACTGAGGCGGACGAGCTGGCAGCTGGTTctatgttgttgctgcggcgaGCATTGCGCGATTCCGGCGATATGGAGCGACTTCGCGGCGAGTGACGACCCTTGTTACCTCCAAAGCGCTGATTGCGCTCATCcacgttgttattgttgctgttgttgttgccaatgcGGCGCCTGTCAAaagtgttattgttgttgttgcgtctGTGCCGCTGCTCACCGGCACCGCCCGGCGGCGATTTATTGCGAAACTGTCTCTGGCTCTTTTCGCGCTCATTGATGCGACGATCCCGCGAACGCGAGCGTCTAAACGAGCGATCATTGGATCGTGAACGGGAACGCGAACGGGAACGCAATGAGGCACGACGCCGGCGACTGTCACGCGGCTGATTTTCCTTGTCGGCGGCATAGGCGCCACTACCAGCTGGACCGCTGCTGCGCAGTGGCGGGCTAGCGCTGCGCACAAAACCCGCGGCGCTGACGCCACCTCCaccaccgctgctgctgtgatgATGATGCactagctgctgctgatgctgctggcTGTGAGAGTCTTTGGTTTTGTGCTGTAAgcattataaaatgtattatggGAGGGTGTTTTTAAGAGTGAAGAGAGCTTTACTAACATCGAAGGCTGTCTTGGTGCTGTGTGTTCCCGTTGCGTTGGCATCTGTGGCGATTGAGGCACTGCCGCCGGCGCTAGACGTTTCCGTAGCGGTCTCCTTGCTGTTGTTATCGCTGGTTATTTGCTGTTGATTGCTATCTGGTTTTATCACAATATCTTTTGGCGcgggtggcggtggcggcgatGAATTGGCAGCCAACACAGCCTCAATATCGGCCACAACATCCAAATCATgttccagctccagttccgcAATGCCCGAcgttgctgccgctggcatAGGAGCGGGCATCGTGAGATATTCCTCGCTGGCAATGGCATCGAATAGACGATCAACAAAACGTGTAGTCTCCTCGGAGAGAAACACATCCAATTGCTCAATCATGATGCGCTTGAGATCCTTATCCGATTTGTCTTTTTTCAGCAACGCAATTACGTAGCGCGCTAAAGCCGAGGAATCAGCATCGCAGCTATTAAATGACAAttcaaataaacacaaaaaacaaacaaatgtatatatttaacaattttataacGAGTAGCTATCGAAGTCACTCGTTAGTGAAGAGTCAATTACTTACAGTGGCTCGAGCACAACGCTCAGCCAGTCCTTGAGCTTATCCGAGTTTTCCAATATCATTTTATTGAATGGTCCCAAATGTTGTATGCCTTCTGCTTGCGTTGGTCTGCGTGCTGCtctgctttttatttgtaatcGTTTTAGGGGGGCcaaaaatatacttatttttaatatgaCCTCTGCCTCACTCTCTGCTCACTTTTTCActcgctgtctctctctctctgcccgCCACAAAGGCTGTGCGATTGCTGCGAGTTAACTGCACTATACACTATATGTACAATATTAGCTAGAATGCTGAAAAACACAAGCAAAGACAGTTATTAACACTGGTTACTTGCAGAGTTGCTGTTcatattaattgaaattttcggTCGATTAAACTCAACGAAAGTGCTTTGTATTTTAAAGAGCTTATCACACACGTTGTTTGCCAccgttttagttgttgttattattgtattaGCACCATTAAGGGCATCAGCATGCATACTTTTAAGTAGGCTGGgctcaatttatatttatgaattttttttaCTCGATTTTCTTAGGATTCAATATATTGATGTAAACTTTGTAGTGACTGACAGCTGGCTTGAACGTACATAGAGTCCACCTCACCACTATGGCAGTCACTCGTTTGTGTATGTTCCAATAAGAAAGTTTCTCGATTTTGCTACCCGATACTTTTGCTTGCGTActacagcacacacacacaaacacatgggCACACAAATTTACATTTGCACGCATACATGCAAAGGTAGCAGCCAAAATTTTGCGCTCGAATTTGGGACATTTTACCAACTCTTTTCTATAAATTAACACTTTGTACACATACCTTATGCACTAAATTTACCATATGCAATAGTTTAGTATAACAAATTACGGTTTTAAatagttatttttatatttttcactGCACTTTATTGCTGGGCGCAAGGTTGCTTGCTAGAAAAGTTGGCTGCATATCGCACTATAAGACGATAAATAAAGCTATCGAAATCAATAACAGCCCTGTGCACAGCCCTAATTACGATATGTATTATCGGTCTACATATCATCACTAATTCTTGACACACACGGTTTGTTGTAAGGGTTAGTTTATATTTCGTTAATTGCTGAAATTTAGATTTAATGTGCAGCATTGGCGAAGATGATTTTGGTGACGAGGGCGCAACGCATGCTATGCTGCCTGGTTCCTCAACAGTGGGCACTGTTATTACTGCAGGCAGCTGCAATAAGTGCGGTCTCAACTCGTTGGAGCTGTACAAATTGAACTTTCGTGCCGCCGAATGTCATCAATGTTTCCTGAGCTATGCCAGGCACAAGTTTCGTGCGGCATTGGGGGCAGCAAAGGCGCTGCCACGCAA is a window encoding:
- the Top3alpha gene encoding DNA topoisomerase 3-alpha isoform X1; protein product: MLLSPLKCLRLAKYARYYSKLSKDMKFLNVAEKNDAAKTIAGLLSNGSAHRREGYSVYNKVYDFEAQVRGRNAKMVMTSVSGHLMQLEFLVSYRNWRNVDPRSLFDAPIRKSVGENYEPIKRTLEREVRGCQGLIIWTDCDREGENIGYEIIDVCRAIKPNLTVYRASFSEITTTAVRRALLQLGQPDKRQSDAVDVRSELDLRTGAAITRFQTLRLQRLFPEKIADKLISYGSCQIPTLGFVAERYKEIEAFVSEPFWKIRVLHTIEDLTVEFNWARNRLFDKEACENYLLLCLAEPEPRATVESVTVKPKHKWRPTPLDTVEMEKLGSRKLKLSAKETMTIAEKLYSKGFISYPRTETNQFSKEFELAPLVEQHTGHEAWGAFAQRVLEWGPNPRNGNKSDQAHPPIHPTKMVTNLQGNEARVYELVVRHFLACVSKDAVGSETIVSIDIAGEKFSANGLVIHERNYLDVYVYDKWSAKQIHNYEQGQRFEPTEIVLHEGATTAPPLLTEADLIALMEKHGIGTDATHAEHINTIKERGYIGVVDKGALVPGVIGMGLYEGYDAMELALAKPLLRAEFEADLKRICLGEKDPKLVLREQIAKYKQAYQQIMEKITAMDAKIAQRINETPAAAATSDASQEQSINIPRELFQCPKCELAPLVLKPKKVQTSFFIGCLNFPDCKNVIWLPEDCKEYCVLDECCPSCGEGYHMLKFRLSNAYYRSLFNAPHGWYKNCLRCDELFRSTFNINLDQVKRVGGIVGHAPGSGGGPGGGGGGGGGSDRGPGGGGGGSGPRDSPGGGGSGPRGPPGGIGGSSWGTASNSETQKPAKTKRSNKTSHETTKGPQKATKTKRTTAAATTGGIRNYFTSTNQDTANLDGFFDSNDGFEEQLLAAAAMAESGAAPNPQLDTDIAAIFAAEDDADFEALLEAGDSNNQPTAPTTDNLDTSLTQWMRKTYEAEEQPMLWGRQARAAAEAQPTAKRPRLNENIVPSDSAAPVVLCSGCHQPGRQQTVRNDGPNHGRLYYKCPKPKECKFFQWADEHGPTAGAMAESDWGTRGSAGAQMNSGWGGGSSTTSWGAQAAEQQNKGKSQETGHLGGSGQLGAGNSQQTSSWGTKAAAQQGMDGTLEANTWGSGSTSSSWGTRRASQQGTGNLQHTSSWGTKAAVQQGTGNSQDNNSWGTKGTSQRSAGNSQESHSNYASGWSTKPAAQTRIGSSQASNTRNSNHNNNSSSWGTSAVTAAVQPWGSSNMSATSSRSNQRGAGTNVRSNGSSTVIVTQPMQPNAVNCNCGKPAKSLTVRKDGPNQGRPFYACETREKSCGFFQWGDTNEQQAGSSNASRDNAKTSTGSTAPTGSRTRRCGLCRAEGHTRQKCPRKADFDY
- the swm gene encoding zinc finger protein swm, whose amino-acid sequence is MILENSDKLKDWLSVVLEPLCDADSSALARYVIALLKKDKSDKDLKRIMIEQLDVFLSEETTRFVDRLFDAIASEEYLTMPAPMPAAATSGIAELELEHDLDVVADIEAVLAANSSPPPPPAPKDIVIKPDSNQQQITSDNNSKETATETSSAGGSASIATDANATGTHSTKTAFDHKTKDSHSQQHQQQLVHHHHSSSGGGGGVSAAGFVRSASPPLRSSGPAGSGAYAADKENQPRDSRRRRASLRSRSRSRSRSNDRSFRRSRSRDRRINEREKSQRQFRNKSPPGGAGEQRHRRNNNNNTFDRRRIGNNNSNNNNVDERNQRFGGNKGRHSPRSRSISPESRNARRSNNIEPAASSSASVAASAPVPVPVTHPVAAMVRQRCRDFDEKGYCVRGETCPWDHGINPVVFEGINNSALMMSMREYNPDAPEIWARGGPAGVPGVPAAGPGNQQALPVPPQAGPNNINPFSGNVRACAPLGVPNPADYARQPGQAPQVPAPPPMMPFPFNPTAVTTPLQRQLIPIPVMDGGAGGAGGGGGMAAEMGKRRFELEDSVAIADVPSKMRKVPINSRLGPRVNPNMQQHNSSLELRKVPRGLNTIAHLNNHFAKFGKIVNIQVSYEGDPEAAIVTFSTHAEANVAYRSTEAVLNNRFIKVFWHNDNNSNSNNNNSNEAGNSNVNRKSQYHLHNVPAVPTPNADSAKITNNSNNANQTQPLGETGSLNNALTVPTTEQALASTAAPASMRLKLNTNATPNAAANGGVRALTPAANAASIRKKQEEQQKAMHQLANGLRKRKQELLQSYVKQMKTALELVERMDQQDVQRAPTLETIKVLQATIDKLRKDVHADQDQLQAQIQQQQQQQQQQQTLPVKKTKEQQKKELLDMELELIAQQQEGNDTTAIQKRLEELQRTLSATAGGGALSGGGAKLPGGGARKRATYPEGSTRVDRRTKAIVVTGFAAEEADFVLGHFKHFGEISKHDVDREIPQLILSYATRLNAEQAVLRGKMYKDKRLQISWAPVVAAPAAVPMGAPADKSPTALASPAGDKLDNPKQLLHSSVSESESVLGSDTLPELRLEDEEEDEESEDRSWRR
- the Top3alpha gene encoding DNA topoisomerase 3-alpha isoform X2, producing the protein MLLSPLKCLRLAKYARYYSKLSKDMKFLNVAEKNDAAKTIAGLLSNGSAHRREGYSVYNKVYDFEAQVRGRNAKMVMTSVSGHLMQLEFLVSYRNWRNVDPRSLFDAPIRKSVGENYEPIKRTLEREVRGCQGLIIWTDCDREGENIGYEIIDVCRAIKPNLTVYRASFSEITTTAVRRALLQLGQPDKRQSDAVDVRSELDLRTGAAITRFQTLRLQRLFPEKIADKLISYGSCQIPTLGFVAERYKEIEAFVSEPFWKIRVLHTIEDLTVEFNWARNRLFDKEACENYLLLCLAEPEPRATVESVTVKPKHKWRPTPLDTVEMEKLGSRKLKLSAKETMTIAEKLYSKGFISYPRTETNQFSKEFELAPLVEQHTGHEAWGAFAQRVLEWGPNPRNGNKSDQAHPPIHPTKMVTNLQGNEARVYELVVRHFLACVSKDAVGSETIVSIDIAGEKFSANGLVIHERNYLDVYVYDKWSAKQIHNYEQGQRFEPTEIVLHEGATTAPPLLTEADLIALMEKHGIGTDATHAEHINTIKERGYIGVVDKGALVPGVIGMGLYEGYDAMELALAKPLLRAEFEADLKRICLGEKDPKLVLREQIAKYKQAYQQIMEKITAMDAKIAQRINETPAAAATSDASQEQSINIPRELFQCPKCELAPLVLKPKKVQTSFFIGCLNFPDCKNVIWLPEDCKEYCVLDECCPSCGEGYHMLKFRLSNAYYRSLFNAPHGWYKNCLRCDELFRSTFNINLDQVKRVGGIVGHAPGSGGGPGGGGGGGGGSDRGPGGGGGGSGPRDSPGGGGSGPRGPPGGIGGSSWGTASNSETQKPAKTKRSNKTSHETTKGPQKATKTKRTTAAATTGGIRNYFTSTNQDTANLDGFFDSNDGFEEQLLAAAAMAESGAAPNPQLDTDIAAIFAAEDDADFEALLEAGDSNNQPTAPTTDNLDTSLTQWMRKTYEAEEQPMLWGRQARAAAEAQPTAKRPRLNENIVPSDSAAPVVLCSGCHQPGRQQTVRNDGPNHGRLYYKCPKPKECKFFQWADEHGPTAGAMAESDWGTRGSAGAQMNSGWGGGSSTTSWGAQAAEQQNKGKSQETGHLGGSGQLGAGNSQQTSSWGTKAAAQQGMDGTLEANTWGSGSTSSSWGTRRASQQGTGNLQHTSSWGTKAAVQQGTGNSQDNNSWGTKGTSQRSAGNSQESHSNYASGWSTKPAAQTRIGSSQASNTRNSNHNNNSSSWGTSAVTAAVQPWGSSNMSATSSRSNQRGAGTNVRSNGSSTVIVTQPMQPNAVNCNCGKPAKSLTVRKDGPNQGRPFYACETREKSCGFFQWGDTNEQQGSSNASRDNAKTSTGSTAPTGSRTRRCGLCRAEGHTRQKCPRKADFDY